A single Bacillus marinisedimentorum DNA region contains:
- a CDS encoding acyl-CoA dehydrogenase, producing the protein MDLRFTEEQEMMRKMVRDFAQKEIAPFVERMEEHDEFPREIVKKMGELGLMGIPIPEKYGGSEMDFTSYIIAINELSKVSATVGVILSVHTSVGTNPILYFGNEEQKQKYIPKLASGEYLGAFALTEPSAGSDAGSLKTKAVRNGDHYVINGSKVFITNGGEADTYIVFASTDPDAGSRGISAFIVEKDTPGLVIGKKEKKMGLHGSNTLQLSFEDMKVPAENLLGEEGHGFKIAMGNLDVGRIGIAAQALGIAESALEHAVAYAKERQQFGKPIGRQQGVAFKIADMATEVEAARLLTYHAAYLRTEGLPTGKAASMAKMTASNTAMKAATEAIQVFGGYGYTEEYPVERLFRDAKVTQIYEGTNEIQHHVISKFLMKD; encoded by the coding sequence ATGGATTTGCGGTTTACAGAAGAACAGGAAATGATGAGGAAAATGGTCCGTGATTTCGCTCAGAAGGAAATCGCCCCGTTTGTGGAACGGATGGAGGAACATGATGAATTCCCCCGGGAAATCGTGAAAAAAATGGGCGAGCTCGGCTTGATGGGCATTCCGATTCCGGAAAAATACGGCGGCTCTGAAATGGACTTCACCTCTTATATCATCGCGATTAACGAATTATCAAAGGTAAGCGCGACTGTCGGTGTCATCTTATCGGTCCATACATCGGTCGGCACCAATCCGATCCTTTATTTCGGCAATGAAGAACAAAAACAGAAATATATCCCGAAGCTTGCCTCCGGTGAGTATCTTGGCGCTTTTGCGCTCACGGAGCCAAGTGCAGGCTCTGATGCGGGCAGCCTGAAGACGAAAGCGGTCAGGAATGGTGACCATTACGTCATCAACGGTTCGAAAGTGTTCATTACAAACGGCGGGGAAGCGGACACGTACATCGTATTTGCCTCAACCGATCCGGATGCCGGAAGCCGCGGCATTTCAGCATTCATTGTCGAAAAAGATACTCCTGGCCTCGTCATCGGCAAAAAGGAAAAGAAGATGGGTCTGCACGGCTCCAATACACTGCAGCTGTCCTTTGAAGATATGAAGGTGCCGGCTGAAAATCTCCTTGGTGAAGAAGGCCACGGTTTTAAAATCGCAATGGGCAACCTTGACGTCGGCCGCATCGGCATTGCCGCCCAGGCTCTCGGCATCGCGGAATCGGCACTCGAACATGCGGTAGCATATGCGAAAGAACGCCAACAGTTCGGAAAACCGATCGGCAGGCAGCAGGGTGTCGCCTTCAAAATCGCCGATATGGCGACAGAAGTCGAAGCAGCCAGGCTGCTCACCTATCATGCCGCCTATTTGCGGACGGAAGGACTGCCGACTGGAAAGGCAGCGTCCATGGCGAAAATGACAGCCTCCAACACGGCGATGAAGGCAGCAACCGAGGCGATCCAGGTATTCGGCGGCTACGGATACACGGAAGAATACCCGGTCGAGCGCCTGTTCAGGGACGCTAAGGTCACCCAGATTTATGAAGGGACAAACGAGATTCAGCATCATGTGATCAGCAAGTTTTTGATGAAGGATTGA
- a CDS encoding acyl-CoA dehydrogenase, with protein sequence MNFKLSEEHEMLRKMIRDFAKNEVAPTAAERDEEERFDKKIFDQMAELGITGIPWPEEYGGIGNDYLGYVIAVEELSRVCASTGVTLSAHVSLAGWPLFKFGTEEQKQKYLTALAAGEKIGAYGLTEPGSGSDAGNMKTTAKRDGDHYVLNGSKIFITNGGYADIYIVFALTDPEKKQKGATAFIVEKDFPGFSVGKKEKKLGIRSSPTTEIIFEDCRVPVENRLGEEGDGFKIAMKTLDGGRNGIAAQAVGIAQGALDAAVEYAKEREQFGKPIGLQQGVGFKLADMATQIEAARLLTYQAAWRESEGLPYGKESAMSKLYAGDIAMQVTTEAVQVFGGYGYTKDYPVERYMRDAKITQIYEGTNEIQRLVISRMLLTE encoded by the coding sequence GTGAATTTCAAACTATCAGAAGAACATGAAATGCTCCGTAAAATGATCCGTGATTTTGCTAAAAATGAGGTCGCTCCGACTGCGGCTGAACGCGATGAAGAAGAACGTTTCGATAAAAAGATTTTCGATCAAATGGCTGAACTGGGCATCACGGGAATTCCATGGCCGGAAGAATACGGCGGGATCGGCAACGATTATCTCGGTTATGTCATTGCAGTTGAAGAACTGTCCCGTGTCTGCGCATCAACTGGCGTAACACTTTCTGCTCATGTTTCGCTGGCAGGGTGGCCGCTGTTCAAGTTCGGAACGGAAGAGCAGAAACAAAAGTACTTAACTGCGCTCGCCGCCGGGGAAAAAATCGGTGCTTACGGCCTGACCGAGCCGGGATCCGGGTCTGATGCAGGCAATATGAAAACAACGGCGAAACGTGACGGGGACCATTATGTGCTGAACGGTTCCAAAATCTTCATTACAAACGGCGGCTATGCAGATATTTATATTGTATTCGCCCTTACCGATCCGGAGAAGAAGCAAAAAGGCGCAACCGCGTTCATCGTGGAAAAAGATTTCCCGGGCTTCTCCGTCGGCAAAAAAGAAAAGAAACTGGGAATCCGTTCGTCACCGACAACTGAAATCATTTTCGAGGATTGCCGCGTGCCGGTTGAAAACCGCCTCGGTGAAGAAGGCGACGGCTTCAAAATCGCGATGAAGACTTTAGATGGCGGCCGCAACGGCATTGCAGCCCAGGCAGTCGGCATTGCCCAGGGAGCGCTTGATGCTGCTGTTGAATATGCAAAAGAACGCGAACAATTCGGCAAACCGATCGGCCTGCAGCAAGGCGTCGGCTTCAAGCTCGCTGATATGGCGACACAGATCGAAGCGGCCCGCCTTTTGACCTACCAGGCGGCATGGCGCGAATCCGAAGGACTGCCGTACGGGAAAGAATCGGCGATGTCCAAACTGTATGCAGGCGATATCGCCATGCAGGTCACAACCGAAGCGGTCCAGGTATTCGGCGGCTACGGCTATACGAAAGACTATCCGGTTGAACGCTACATGCGCGACGCGAAAATCACCCAGATTTACGAAGGCACAAACGAAATCCAGCGCCTTGTCATCTCCCGCATGCTGCTGACTGAATAG
- the meaB gene encoding methylmalonyl Co-A mutase-associated GTPase MeaB, with translation MHPLAERIQKGEERALARAITYVEDDHPEKLALLKDIHSLTGNAHYIGLTGSPGAGKSSLVNRLISHLRSLNLTVGIVAVDPTSPFSGGALLGDRVRMAEHFTDPGVFIRSMGTRGSLGGLSRTTKETVRLMDAFGFDVILIETVGVGQSELDIMKIADTTAVVLTPGSGDAVQVFKAGIMEIADLFVINKSDMPGVPKLMSEIESLLDLMNTSGKKWNPPIVKTVAARNEGLPELWETIERHRTFLRESGEGDRRRAHHLEEEVYEVAHYEIMRRLIESEKNTGPKWLENLRTGQSDPYSIAREIAGKWINRLEERDGDEKTTGTK, from the coding sequence ATGCACCCCCTCGCCGAACGGATACAAAAAGGAGAAGAACGGGCGCTGGCACGGGCGATCACATATGTTGAGGATGATCATCCGGAGAAGCTGGCTTTATTGAAGGACATTCATTCGCTGACAGGCAATGCCCATTATATTGGGCTGACCGGATCGCCGGGGGCGGGAAAAAGTTCGCTTGTGAACCGGCTGATCTCCCATCTTCGGTCGCTCAACCTGACAGTGGGCATCGTGGCGGTCGATCCGACGAGTCCTTTCAGCGGGGGAGCGCTTCTTGGCGACCGAGTGCGGATGGCGGAACATTTCACCGACCCGGGGGTGTTCATCCGCAGTATGGGGACGCGGGGAAGCCTTGGCGGACTGTCGAGAACAACAAAAGAAACAGTCCGGCTGATGGATGCATTCGGATTCGATGTCATTTTAATTGAGACGGTGGGAGTCGGCCAATCCGAACTCGACATCATGAAAATCGCCGATACGACAGCAGTCGTACTGACACCTGGAAGCGGTGACGCCGTTCAGGTATTCAAAGCGGGAATCATGGAAATCGCCGACTTGTTTGTCATCAATAAGTCAGATATGCCCGGTGTTCCAAAGCTTATGTCCGAAATTGAAAGCTTGCTTGATTTGATGAATACATCAGGAAAAAAATGGAACCCGCCGATCGTCAAAACGGTTGCTGCCCGTAACGAAGGCCTGCCGGAATTATGGGAAACGATTGAGCGGCACAGAACGTTTTTGAGAGAATCGGGTGAAGGCGATCGGCGCCGGGCGCATCACCTTGAAGAAGAAGTGTATGAAGTCGCACATTACGAAATCATGCGCCGGCTCATTGAATCGGAAAAAAACACCGGCCCCAAGTGGCTGGAAAATCTGCGCACCGGCCAATCAGACCCATATTCCATCGCCCGGGAAATTGCGGGCAAGTGGATAAATCGGCTGGAAGAGAGGGATGGGGATGAGAAAACAACAGGTACCAAGTAA
- a CDS encoding TetR/AcrR family transcriptional regulator, with the protein MRKQQVPSNVKDEKKVQLRRDQMIKGAVTLFKEKGFHRTTTREIAAAAGFSVGTLYEYIRKKEDVLYLVCDSIYDHVQERMRQAITQEEGNLADLKKAIAAYFLVMDEMQDEVLVMYQEAKSLTKDALPYVLKKELEMVELIEDVIRSCVRNGDIELTESGIRLGAHNIFVQGQMWGFRRWILQKQYTLEEYTELQTNLLFNGFLYQKGKSEALNNMQLSFGRKAE; encoded by the coding sequence ATGAGAAAACAACAGGTACCAAGTAACGTAAAGGATGAAAAGAAGGTCCAGCTGCGGAGAGACCAGATGATCAAAGGGGCGGTTACGTTATTCAAGGAAAAAGGATTCCACAGGACGACAACGCGGGAAATCGCTGCTGCTGCGGGCTTCAGTGTCGGGACGCTCTATGAATATATCCGTAAAAAGGAAGACGTCCTGTATCTCGTTTGCGACAGTATTTACGATCATGTCCAGGAGCGGATGCGCCAGGCGATCACACAGGAAGAAGGAAACCTTGCCGATTTGAAAAAAGCGATCGCCGCTTATTTTCTAGTAATGGATGAAATGCAGGATGAAGTGCTGGTGATGTATCAGGAAGCAAAATCCCTCACAAAAGACGCCCTCCCATACGTACTCAAAAAGGAACTGGAAATGGTTGAACTGATTGAAGACGTCATTCGCAGTTGTGTGAGAAATGGAGATATCGAGTTGACGGAATCCGGAATCCGGCTCGGAGCCCACAATATTTTTGTCCAGGGACAGATGTGGGGGTTTCGCCGCTGGATACTGCAAAAACAGTACACGCTGGAAGAGTATACGGAACTGCAGACAAACCTGCTGTTCAACGGCTTCCTCTATCAGAAAGGGAAGAGTGAGGCACTGAATAACATGCAATTGTCATTTGGAAGAAAAGCTGAATAA